In Nicotiana tabacum cultivar K326 chromosome 19, ASM71507v2, whole genome shotgun sequence, one DNA window encodes the following:
- the LOC142173692 gene encoding uncharacterized protein LOC142173692, with protein sequence MAVEDDQINNSTATHTVTTSANGNFVTSTSFPTIDHNHPLYLQPTDTPGSSLISLQVTGSDNYALWSRAMRIGLLGKSKLGFVDGRFPKSRFEPELHDLWEKVNAIVLSWIINVVRPGLLSSVLYASSAHKVWEDLKERFDKVNGYRILYLHKEVHTLTQGVMIVTDYFSKLREFWDEFDALMTCPGCPCPESKKYAQHFEYQRLLQFITGLNESYSQSRR encoded by the coding sequence ATGGCGGTTGAAGATGATCAAATCAACAATAGTACTGCTACTCACACTGTCACGACCTCAGCGAATGGCAATTTTGTGACTAGTACCTCCTTTCCCACCATTGATCATAATCATCCTCTGTATCTACAGCCAACTGACACACCAGGTAGTTCTCTGATCTCTCTTCAAGTTACTGGATCTGATAACTATGCTTTGTGGAGTCGCGCAATGAGAATTGGCTTGCTAGGTAAGAGTAAATTGGGATTTGTCGATGGTAGATTTCCTAAATCTAGGTTTGAGCCTGAACTCCATGATCTGTGGGAGAAAGTGAATGCTATTGTTCTGTCATGGATAATAAATGTTGTGAGGCCGGGTTTGTTAAGTAGTGTCTTATATGCATCTAGTGCTCATAAGGTTTGGGAAGACTTAAAAGAGAGATTTGATAAAGTAAATGGTTACAGAATTTTGTACCTACATAAGGAGGTTCACACTTTGACTCAAGGAGTTATGATTGTAACTGATTATTTCTCCAAACTAAGAGAGTTTTGGGATGAGTTTGATGCCCTTATGACATGTCCTGGGTGTCCGTGTCCTGAGTCAAAGAAGTATGCTCAACACTTTGAATATCAAAGGCTTCTTCAGTTTATTACTGGCTTAAATGAGTCCTATTCTCAGTCAAGGAGATAA